TGCGTGATGCTCCGGCCTGGGAGCCCTGGGTTAAACTTAGTCGCTTGTATCACCTAGTCTGAAGCAGGCTAGATGATGCTCTTCCTGCCGACCCCTTCTCTTTTCCAACAGTCTAAACTCTATGCACTCTAGAACTTCCGTTTCTTTGGAATGGAAATGGGGTGGAGCCTCGTATCGGAAAAAAAAACGCGACACAAGAACTACATCATATTATCTTTACATGCTAGTATTTGCTTATGTCACATTTGCCCACTTTGAATTTTTgctatgaaaatttatgaaaaagaAGACGAGCAAGGTAAAAGTGAGTGTTACCCATGTGGGCATAAGGTATTTTTTCTTGGAGGGGGAGGGGGCTCAAGCCCCCTCACGCACCGGAGCGCCATGAAAGAGGAAGTGAAGAAGGAAAGAGCGAGGAGAGGCAGAAGGAGTGGGAGAGGACGAAGGACGGCTGAATAAAGGAGAATGAGATGAACCTCTCAGACCATCTCCAATAGGAGTTCTAAATTGGATTCTATCTTAAAATATAGGGCTTAAGAGAAAAAATAGCCTCCAACAGGAGTTCTATTTTATAAAAAACTGGCAAATCAATTTAGAACTCAGTCTCCCGGGTCCTAGATATAGGACTCAATTGGTTGGGTCCTATCTCCCTTTTGCCACGAAATCTAACTGATAGAGACTTCTTTCCCCGATGCCTCCGCTCCAATATTTCCCCAGTTAGTTGTAAATGACATGATTTGAGACCCCGCTGTTGAAGTATAAGCTTTTTTTTGGGTCCTAAACACATCAAATATGTCCCTAATACAAATTATAGGACCTAAATATAGGACTCAtggttggagatgctcttagccAACTATCACGCAACTACACTCGCATACAAATGCTAGCTAGAGATGGTGACATCTGATTTTACATTATTATGGAGGTTGCTAGATGATTAAGATGTATGATGATGGGCTAATATATATGGGCGGGAAATTCTGATATTATATTTACAGTAGTTTGGTTCCCGGTAATTTCTCTCATAAAAAGATTTCGAATTTGGTTAAACCTATTTAGGCATTTGCTAGAGCAATTAATGATCAAATTCTCATCCGCGTGGTGTTTTTCTTTTACAAAAGAAAAAATCCTGACGTGTCCCATGGTTCATGTTTCTTGCAAGCCCTCTCTTCGTCCTCCACCAAGATTAATAATATTCAGGGTGCGGGTTCACTAGCCGGACTACCGGGCTAAACACAAGTCCACAGTGGCGAGGCTGCCTGGAGAGAGTGGCCACAAGTTGACGCGAGCGGTGAGGCGTCAGAGACGATGCCGACGACAAGAGACCCGTTTCCTTCTGCGCTGGGCTTTTTCTCCTTCCAATCAGTCCCATCTACTTATACACTACAAAAACTTTTGTaaatacatatatataaataaaacgAACAAACAAATACTAAGCCTGTTCTGCATACACACATAGACATGAGAAAAGAATCCGGGGAAGGAGAAGCCAACAAATGGAACCGACCCGACAGCAGATGTGGGGTTGGTTTGCTGGTGTTGCTCCACGCCATCGTCAGGTCCAAAAGTCGCTGCCACTCTTCTGCTCTGGAGTCTGGTCTAGTCTACCACCGGAGGGGCATTTCCGGCAACCAGCCGGCCGGCCCAGGAGGCAGGCAGGGAGGtccggccgccggccaccggccatGCCATGCCACGACAGGACAGGACTGGACAAGCTTTTTGTTAGCGGTCTAATTTTTTCTCGAAGAAATTAGCGGTCTAATTTCCTTGGCTGTTCTGTTGCTCTCTATCACTATTCACTAGTCGCTACTACTCGTATGCACATCGATCAGGGTCATCTTCTTGGCATCAAGCTGCCATCCCCGGCGCCGGTCGCTCGGACGGTGAGACCACCGGCCGGAAGATCACCGGGGCGCCGTACTGCGGGTGCAGCAGCATCAGCACCGTCGGCGCGTGCACGTAGTTGGGCGACCGCGCGAGCTGGAACCGCTGGAGCAGCACCGCCAGCGTGAGCTTCGCCTCGAGGAGCGCCAGGTTCTGCCCGATGCACATCCGGGGGCCGAGGCCGAAGGGGACGAACGCCAGCGgatgcgccgccgccctcgccgcgccgccggcgaagCGGCCCGGGTCGAACCGCGCGGCGTCGGGGCCCCAGAGCGCGGCGTCGTGGTGCATCGCCATGATCGGGATCAGCAGCTCGGTGTCCCGCGGGACGGACAGGCCGCCGAGGACGACGTCGCGCTTCGCGCGGCGGATGGTGGCCACCGCCGGCGGGTACAGGCGGAGCGTCTCGTTCAGGATCATGCCCAGCTGCAGTGGGGGAGGGAGGAACAAAACAAAGTGAGACTTTTTGTCGTAGCGGAGTTACCGAAATGCCCTTGGTTGGGAAAGAAAGGGACTGCAGAAGTGTCTGGTATGGTGGTGGTTTAATTTGGGGAAAAGAAATGCGGAGGGGGAGTTCCGGGAGTTGGTGTACCGTCTTGAGCTTGGGGAGGTGCTCCTTGgacgggagctcgtcggcgccgCACACGGCGAGGACCTCCCGGCGGGCGCGCTCCTGCCAGTCCGGGTGCATGGCGAGGAGCACGGTGGCCCAGGTCAGGAGGTTGGTGGTCGTCTGCTTGCCGGCGAAGAAGAACGTCTTGCACTCCTCCAGCATGTCCGCCACGGGTATCGCCGGCGCCTTCTTGCCGCCGCCCGCATTGATCATGAGCCCCAGCAGGTCCCGGAAGCCGTTGCTCCCCTTGTCGTTGAGGCCCGCGTCTTCGTCTTCCTCGGCCTCGTCGCTGCGGCGGCCGATGAGCGTGACGAGCCCCCGCCTGATCTCCCTGTCCAGGCTCCACGACAGCCGGTTCTTCTTGGTCGGCAGGAACCTGCGAATCGATTCGAATCCCGGAGCAAAGGAATTGAGACAGCCTGCGGGTGATCTCACGATTCCGGTTGCTGGCGACGCTGACGTACCGGTAGCCGGGGACGAGGACCTTGCGGAAGGCCTCGGAGGCGAAGGCCATGAGGCGCGCCTGCATGCGGAACACGACGCGGCCGGAGTCATAGCTGCGCCCGAACGTGGCGCGCGTGATGGCCTCCTCGGCCACCGCCTGGAACCACTCCGCCACGTCcacctccacctcgccgccggcggcggaggccatCGCCCGCCACCGCtccgccagcgccgccaccgaCCTGCCGACGTGCGGCGCCAGCCGCTGCGCACGGAGGGAAGGACACGGCACGTGTCAGTGTCGCGCGACCATTGGTTGCCGACAGCGATCGGATTAAAAGCAACTGGAGGAGGAGACAGAGCGGCGTGCGCGTACGTTGAGGTTGTCGGGGAAGAAGGCCGGGGTGAGGACGCGGCGGTGGAGCGCCCACTTGTCGTCGTGGAGGCTGACGAGGCCGTCGCCCTCGAGCTGCCGGACCACGGGGTGCGCCTCGTAGCGGTCGAACGCGTCCGCGCGCGTCAGGAGGATCTCCCGGACCAGCTCCGGGTCCGCCACCGTCAGCCGCGGCGTCGGCCCGAACCATATCAAGAACATCGGCCCTGCACCGCCGTCACCACGAACGAACAGCCATTAATCAGCTCTCCAGAGCTCGACAAGTCAATCGACGACGATTCGGACAAGAACAATAGAACGTGGCAAAGGCGCGTACCGTAGATCTTCCTCCAGTAATGGTAGAAGGCGAGCACCCGGGGCAGCGCGTCGTGCGAGTCCGGCGGCGACATGGGCTTGGCGGCGGCCTCCGCCATGAGCGCGACCATCTCCGTGACGCAGCCGAGGAGGAACCGGTAGGGCGGGCCCCGCACGCCCTGGCGCGCGAAGTGCGCCTCCAGCCGCCGCGGGCGCCACCAGAGCGCGTCCGCCACCCGCGCCGCCacgtgcaggaggaggagcaggcacGCCCCCGCCGCGACGACCCCCGCCGTCCACCACCACCCCGGCGagtaccccgccgccgccacccccatCGATCGCGCGCGCCTCCCCTGCTTCCGGAACCAGAGAGGTCGAGGGTGCCGCCGGGAAGGAAGCAAGGAAACACGGCGCCTGCTTTCGCGGGTGCTTGTCCCGGCCACTGCAGCAAGGCTGTTTTGTTTGGAGGTGATGACGATGAGCGGTCAAGCAGGAGGGCGGGAAGCCGGAGGCCGTTATATAGCAGagctgccggcggcggcgggccccgCCGCCCCCACACACCCGGGGAGGAGTCAACGAACGCTTGCTTGAGCCTGCTCGGCACCTTCCCGCATGCACTTGACCATGTCAGCCTGCTGACGTGGCATCTTGCTCCTGCTGCTCAGGCGAGACGACGAGGAAGTTTTTAAGACTCTGTGTGCGTGCGAGCAGGTAGGTGGTGATGACCTGCCATGGACGAGTTGTCTTCCTCCTCCGACCTACCAATCCTGGTGTGGTTTTGTCAAGGCGCTTGATGATTGTCATCACCTGGTAATGATGAACGGCGGGTTTGGATTAGCGTGTTGGTTGGGAACGCCCGGGCCTGATGACCGTTTATCTCGTTGAAATCAGGAGGGCGAGCGGTTAGTTGTACATGGACACTGATACGCAACTGGTTTCAGAATCTCCAGGTGTTCGCGTCTGAACCGTGTCCATCAGTTGGTCGACATCTGACAAAGAGATAGGCCGAGCATGTCTGTAACCAAACCGTGACCCTGATTAGCCTCTGGTTTCTGGTACTGTTTTGATGAGATATAAATAGCTTCAGTTTAACTTGAAAGCAAACCGCAATATACACGAACCAAACATGTAAATAAGGATTTTCCCTTTTCATTTGTTTTACAATGCACTAGGATTTGTGTTTTAGTAGTACAAGAAAGAGCACTACAGATGCCCAAGCGAGATAATAAAAAAGGGGGGGAAAATCACCGAAAGCCCTAGCTTTTTTTCCCTGTAATAAAATACCACTGAAAGTCCTTGTCTTAGAAACTTGTGAGACCTTTAGTACGTCCTTTTTGCTGCGGTACAAGTGTTCCACTACGGGAAAAAAGCAGTAAACTTGAAGACAAAGGCCAGAGATGTCGTTATATTCGCGGTTCCTTGTCTAGCCAAGTACTCCTAGAACATGCACGTCAGTTACCAACTTTTGGGCAAAGGACGAACAGATCTTTGTCAAAAGTCAGAAGTACCAAGAAGCAATCCCCTGCGAGAGCCCACATCTCCACCTCGTTATGTCGTCCAAGTCACGCTAAGCTCGTACGTTGGCCTGGCCTTTGCTTTCTTGCGGTCACAAACCAGAAGAAAATCTGGACAATAGCAGCAGCTGACAAAAGAAACCAACTTGGCATTACGTGTGATAAGTAGTAGCAGTAGAAAACAAAATCTCCTCAACCGTCAGATACATggcttttttcaaaaaaaaaatcgaaCTCTACCCGAATGTCGATCAAAAATTCATAACACGATGGTAAAATAAGCTTCAAATAAGTTGCCACCTAGTACAACTGCAAGGTTTTTCCTGAACTTCACATGTAGCATGTATGTGTTAGTGTTCCTCCATATGTATTATGATGAATAATCGAGATTATATTTGACCTAATCACATGTCAACAATATTCCAAGTTGATTTTCCTGATGCCTGATGGTGCGAAGAAATCTGTTAGGCGACAGCCTTACTCAACCAGAGGTGGCATGTCCAGGTCCAAGTACAAGATCTAAGGGAAAACAAGTACGACGACAGGGAGACCCAACGGTAGGTTTTTCCGGCCCGGCCGGGCAGGGCGGTTGCGCGCGGCGGCAGATGGCGaccgaccagcgccgccgccgcgcgcgcgccacatGGAGTCCGCGTTGGCGTCGCGCCCGCCCAACCGCCGGGATCACGTTCTGTTCATAATGCTGGATCACTGAGCTTGCTAAGCCAGCAGTGTCTGGTACTCGCACGCCATGATCGGAGCTCGCAAGGACACTGACGCATGCGGCGGCATTTCCGTTTGGGAGGTCTGGGTGACGTCGTCGTCGCGAAGAGCAGTCAACGTACGTTCggagcgcaggcggcggcggcgggccccgCGACACGTCGTCGCCCGTGCTGCCACCTGCCAGCCGACGTGGCGCGCGCGATGCATGCGCCGGGAGCAGCCGCGCTATGGCTGGGTGTCGCTGCGGCCTGACGATGCACGGATCAGCGCCCCGCGCGCGCCGGACCCGGCGGGAAACGAGGTGGGCGCGCGGAAAGACAGACCCCGCCCGCCCGGGGCAGGCGCGCCCGTGTCGCCGGCTCGTCGCGGCGCGGCGCTTGGagacggcggccgcggcccgGCGCGAGGGCCGCGTCGCGCGGGACGGTGCCGGGCGCGGGCGGAGCACGACGCTCGGGTTCGGGGGGGCCTCGGCGCGCGGACCCCCGGCGAAGGTTGCTtgccgctgccgccggtggCCTGCGCTGCGCGGCCGGCAGGCCTGCTGCGAGGAACATTCCTGCGCGCGCGTGGTCGCCCGTTGGCACGGGACACGACGGGGCTCTTGGCTTGTCGTACTCGGCCTCGAATGAAGTTGCTAACCATATCCGGTTCACGACATCGGCGACAGGGAGATCTCGAACTGACCATCTTTAACAATGGCTGCTCATCGATCAGTCCCCCGCTGCCCGGTCGATCTCGGCCATGTCGTGCGCCCACACGTTCGTTGCCTCGCGTCCAGGACCTTTCCCTGACGCACACGCATCTCGTTGCCAACGAGGCCGCCATCGTGCTCACCGCGCCGCCACGACGGCCTGTTCTGTTGCCTCCTGCAGCAAGGAACTGGTTCCGGCGACGCCTCAAACGGTTCAATCATCGACAGGTCACTGGTACAATTTGTTCGGATGGTTCAGGTAACTAGCCTTCCACTTCTTTTTATCCATTTAAAGTGGAAGGCCATCACCTGCAAAATTAAGTAATTAAAAAAATATCAGTTTAACTACACTAAACAATAATCCAACTTAGCCCCGAATAATTTTTTAGTTTAATCACACCTCCACgaattattttaaattttgtTCAATCTGACCTAATGGAATTTGTGTTTTTTATTTCTCTGCATACAAATTGAGTTTAAATTTTTTGTATAATAATAGAGCGTGATATCCGATGTTAGGAAAAGACTAAGCATTTCCATCTTTACTATTATTCGTGTGAATGTAGCATCTACAGGGTTAATCTGTCTTAAATTGTCCTAACATATAAATTTATTCATAAAAAATCTTGATGTATTTTTTAACATATTTATAATGTCCTCTACAACCCACCAACCTTGAACTTATAATTCAACAAGTATGTGGAGAATGGAAGAAAAAGATAAATCTTGGTAGATTAGACGACTAGTTCCCCCAAAGTGAATCGAGTCAAAATTTGTTGGGAGGTTAAATGGATAACATGAATTGTTCAGGCCTTCCGGTTAGTAAAACGGATTTTCTTTTTCCCGCAAGGCCAGTATCAGTGCACAGTTTTATGACACAGTTATCTAGGTAACTGTGCCAGATGAGTTTCATGGTGATGAAACTTCTCTCACATTCTATGAAactctcttctctctcctcgCCGTATCAGCAAAATTGATGATGTGGTATGGAATTTAATACTATGAAACTCTGCATGAAACCTCCGTTGAGATTGGCCTAACTAAATACGTGCACACGCATGCAACGGTCTACTACGTGCGTCAAATCCAATAGCTTGAGGGTGACACATTATTGCCGCCACTTCGCTTGTGGAACACTACAACTAACGTAGGTCACGACCAATGATTGCGTAACGTCATATCTTGCTAGAGAAGTAGAGATACGCATCCGCTCATCTTCAGCTCGACCGGCCGGCCGCATTGAATCTCGGGACCCGCACTGCAGAGTGGAGTGTTGTTCCACGCTAGCATGAGCACGTAAATCATCCTGCATGTGTGCCCGTGCTAGCATGCAACCTATCCTATTAACCCTAGAAAAAAATCTGTCCTAGCTATTGCTCCTTGCATACAAAGTTTAAAACGGATCACTTTCTACATTGTATTCATAGACCATGGAAGAATTGCCAAACTATCAGCACTCCAACTATATATGCACGTGCCTAATAAATTTATTAttgtccttcctctctttcttttacACGATGATTTATGGACATTTTTGTTAATATTTAATTTACCTTTTAGGTTCATTGTTTGTACTCGTGCGATTGGTCCGGTTTCAATATcttcagttttttttttgaaagacagTATCTTTAGTTTAATATGTAACTTATTGATCTTCATGAAGTCTAGTACCCATATGGACCGTCAAGCATTCACATCAAGGATCAATTTTTTTTATATAATGTAAGTTATGAGAAATTTAGAAGCAAATCGAGAATACTTTTAGGTTAATCTTCTCATAACGGCGTATGTGCATTGGTAATTTAGAACTTATGCTTTTTGTAGTTAATGGTGACTGATTTCACCTAATCGATGATTGGAGACGTCCGTTTCGTGGGAATTTCTAAggttccctttttcttccaaCACGTTTCCGGCGATGATTAACGTAGACAGTAATAGCAAAGATAAGATGGAACAAATCCAAGGCACGGCTTCGATCCGAGTGCGGTTCTGCAAGCAACTTTCAGAAAGGCAGCAGCAAACTTTCGGTCCAATAATCTTGTGGTAAAAGTAGTGTAATAATCGTGCTTCTTCGAGGATTAGCTAAGCAAAGTACACTGACAGAGTAAACGAAGAAGCGATCGATCTCTGCTGGCTCCGGACGGCACTCTGCAGCTGGGTCAAGCTGCGAGTGCGTGTGCCTACGCGATTTCGCGTCTGCTTTcagggccggccggccggcagacCGCCCCCCTCCGTGTAAACTGTAAAGCGAAAGGAGCAAGTGGTTGTGATGGTTTTTCTCGATCCCCTGCAGCGTGATGCAAGCTCGACGAGCGACGAACACCACCTGAAATCGGTCAAAACGCGACGCCTTTATTCAGACTAAAAAACTCCCCGTAAAAAGTTCGCCCAACCACTGTGTCGTCGGTCGGCGTCTTCACGCACCGCCAAAGCAAGAGACTGAAAGAGATCGTCGCAAGGCAACACGCTGAAGGAACCAGAACGCGCACAGTGCAACTAGCCAATGCCAGCTAGGTCGAACAATACAGTATGTTTTTTCTGTCAGAAATAGCACAGGCTGTTCTTTTTTTCCTGAAGCTGATGTAAGGATCGTCGTCAGAATGATGGTAGTGTGTTCTTGGCTCGAACTGATCTGGTCTGAACTTTTCTGGACCAGTGCAGCTGAACCACCTGAAGTTTTCAGACTGCCTTACTCTAAGTTTTATACAGAGTTAACAGCCTGGTCGATCAGATCGACAGGGTCCAAACGtgcgcacacacacacacacctgAATTCTGAATTTCTGATCGGTCTCCAAATGGCGACGGCCGGACGGTGTTGATCGTCTACGCGCTGCTTGGACTTTGGCGTTGGCGGGTCACGATCGCAAGCTAGCAGCCTCCAGCAAAAAGTGCGCGCGCGTGCCGGGATCGAGCTCACCTTCGTCGTCGTTACCTCTGGCCGTAACTTGGCCTGATTGCCAGACGAACAGAAAAACACGGCGCGCTGTGCGAGTAGCCTGACGACAAGAGGGGAGTGCCAGGGGCTTTAGGGGACAGCGACGCGACAGGGCGCGTACCGGATCACGTGCGGATGATCGAACTGGTGGCCGTGCACGCGGGGGCAGAGATGTGTGCTCCTCGTGGACCACAACTTTTTCGTTCAATCTTGGACTAGGGGAATGTCAAAAACGGCTTCAGAGAAAGGCACTCGATCAGCAGCTGCACTGCGTGTTTGTTTCCACGTTTGCTTCCGGCCCGCCCGGCCGGCAGGTAGAACATGTCACCCATCGTGTAAAAAGCGAAAGGAAGAAGGCATTTCTCCCCTGCCGGCTGGACACCAATACGCATGACGCCATGGACGCCCTTCTTACACAAGAGAATGAAGGTTTGGATCAAGTAACAGGCGCAACGTCAGAAGTCAGAACCGTGCCAGCTGGTTGGTACTTTGTAGGGAAGAACTGATCAAAGGGAGTAGGAAATCCTCGCTTGTCAATTCTCATTCATGACCAGTAAAATAGAGACATTTTCATCTCTTCTTATGTAGAAGAAAGAAACCTTCTCTATTAATACATAGATCGGGcttatttttctaaaaaaaaagataaaaaggAAAAGCTAACACCAAATCACCCCAAACACCAGCGTCAGGCGTCAGGCCCCATTTCTGATCGAATAACAAGTTCAGTGACGGAGTACGAACATGGTGTAAAaatgacaaaaaaaaaaaacgaCGACAGCTAGCTGCATATCGATACTTGGGTTACATATCTTGTCCATCAATGCGATATTATTATTTTGCTTAACCCTGACGATTCTGAGATCAtgcatacatgcatgcatgcatgcaatcTTTTATATTAATCCATACACATAAAAAGTTGACCCCCTCCGATCCATAGCAAGTTTTGACTAATAATTGGCCACCCTGACGCTACGGCTCTGGCTCTGTCATCACTGCATGTAATGCCCGGTCTTCTTCCATGGCCGGCGGCCGAGACGCACACTTAGGGCTGCAGGTGAGACAGTTCGCCCTGCATTTCTCCATCGTGTAGTAGCACTTCTCAGGCTGCACGCAGCAGTAGCAGGGGGCCGGGTGCACGCATATCTGTGGCTGGATGCAAAAGATCAGTGTCACCTTGCTCTCATCTGACGGAGAGACGATGGCTCCGGTAGCATTAGCACTTGTGTTGGTAAGGCCATTGGGGTCGTAGCTCCTTGCTGCCTCCTCACTCGTACCGAGCAGTAGCCCAGGACGACCTTTTGAATTGCAACATTCTGCATTCGTCAGTGAGATAGGGCGGCGTCTTGTCATGAGCTAAATGGGAAGCTCGAGAGAGGGTACTTACATTGTGCTGGCAAAGGAAGGCATCCGAAGAGCATGAAGAACACGATGGCCATCACACACACCAGAGTGCAAAAATCTGAACCCCTCATGTTGGAACTTAGTTTGTTACCTCTTATCTGACCTGTATATGTTTGAGTTGTATGGAAGTCAGATTGGGAAATGGCCGTTCGCCTCTATATAGAGAGATATAGAGAGAGGAGAAAAATCTTCGGTGTGAGATTTGTCGATTTATTTGGATGCGTTGGCGTAGAAGCCTATAAGGTTCATGGACATTGATATACATGAACATGATCGATCTATGAGATACCATAGCtaatttgaagattttatatatAATAAATTAGCATATGCATGCATGACACATGAGACTTTCATGCGTGCTTTCTCTAGTCCGATCGGAGTCCTTGACGACATATATTGACTTGGTATGTATCGCGATTCTTTAGCTAATTTCTATGAAAGTTAACACTGTATCTAGTATCAATTTTACGGTTTAACCGTGAGGGTCGCAGTGGTCTCTTCAAAATCTAATTTGGttcttatatatttttagctcaGAACTGTATAAGATTAGAGTCTGACCCTTTTAGAGTCCGCCCTTATATTATCTAGGCTAAATTTTAAAATCCTTTACCACCCCTGGATGTAGCTTTCCTTATTGTGGaattgttgtcggtcaaaacccgccggcgggcagcgacaggcaacacgaggagccgggaggcttccgggacagCTGGTgagccccggtccctcggtcaacggcccagtgatctggcgcgcgccctggctaagagtcgctaggcgtgccacctgatcctacacc
The genomic region above belongs to Panicum hallii strain FIL2 chromosome 4, PHallii_v3.1, whole genome shotgun sequence and contains:
- the LOC112889655 gene encoding cytochrome P450 734A4-like, which gives rise to MGVAAAGYSPGWWWTAGVVAAGACLLLLLHVAARVADALWWRPRRLEAHFARQGVRGPPYRFLLGCVTEMVALMAEAAAKPMSPPDSHDALPRVLAFYHYWRKIYGPMFLIWFGPTPRLTVADPELVREILLTRADAFDRYEAHPVVRQLEGDGLVSLHDDKWALHRRVLTPAFFPDNLNRLAPHVGRSVAALAERWRAMASAAGGEVEVDVAEWFQAVAEEAITRATFGRSYDSGRVVFRMQARLMAFASEAFRKVLVPGYRFLPTKKNRLSWSLDREIRRGLVTLIGRRSDEAEEDEDAGLNDKGSNGFRDLLGLMINAGGGKKAPAIPVADMLEECKTFFFAGKQTTTNLLTWATVLLAMHPDWQERARREVLAVCGADELPSKEHLPKLKTLGMILNETLRLYPPAVATIRRAKRDVVLGGLSVPRDTELLIPIMAMHHDAALWGPDAARFDPGRFAGGAARAAAHPLAFVPFGLGPRMCIGQNLALLEAKLTLAVLLQRFQLARSPNYVHAPTVLMLLHPQYGAPVIFRPVVSPSERPAPGMAA